In Blautia wexlerae DSM 19850, a single window of DNA contains:
- a CDS encoding V-type ATP synthase subunit E yields the protein MTIDEKLSHFYDITVEEAHEKAAAILDEHKAALEKMAEEHKTLSEENAQTQIKAETASARREINKALSAEQLTIKRDWTRKQNELKEKIFSEVKGLLESFTKTPEYENYLTAKIKEALDFAGNDEITIYLSPEDRSLAEKLQHTTGTAIQLAKDSFLGGIRATIPQKNILIDHSFAGNFEAAYKEFKFDGGPEHE from the coding sequence ATGACAATTGATGAAAAACTCAGCCATTTTTATGATATCACTGTAGAGGAAGCCCACGAAAAAGCTGCCGCCATTCTCGATGAGCATAAAGCGGCTCTGGAGAAAATGGCAGAAGAACACAAAACTCTCAGTGAAGAAAACGCCCAGACACAGATCAAAGCGGAAACTGCCAGCGCCCGACGTGAAATAAACAAGGCTCTCTCCGCAGAACAGCTCACGATCAAGCGTGACTGGACCAGAAAACAAAACGAATTAAAAGAGAAAATTTTCTCCGAAGTAAAAGGACTTCTGGAATCCTTTACCAAAACTCCGGAGTATGAGAACTATTTAACTGCTAAGATCAAAGAAGCTCTGGATTTCGCGGGAAATGATGAGATTACCATCTATCTCTCTCCGGAGGACAGATCTCTTGCAGAGAAACTTCAGCATACAACAGGTACTGCTATCCAGCTTGCAAAGGACTCTTTTCTTGGCGGTATCCGCGCTACGATTCCTCAGAAAAACATCCTGATCGATCACTCTTTTGCAGGAAATTTTGAGGCAGCATACAAAGAATTCAAGTTTGACGGAGGACCAGAACATGAGTAA
- a CDS encoding ATP synthase subunit C: MTTIAQIILAIALVLSIILPFGYYLIGEKNRGRYKTALGVNAFFFFGTMLIAIAVMFTGASSVQAAAGSEGTLATGMGYIAAALVTGLSCIGGGIAVASAASAALGAISEDQSILGKSLIFVGLAEGVALYGLIISFMILGQL; encoded by the coding sequence ATGACAACAATCGCACAGATCATTTTAGCAATCGCACTGGTACTCAGCATCATTCTTCCATTTGGCTACTATCTCATCGGTGAAAAAAACCGCGGACGTTACAAAACAGCTCTCGGTGTAAACGCATTCTTCTTCTTTGGAACCATGCTTATCGCCATTGCAGTTATGTTCACAGGTGCTTCTTCCGTACAGGCCGCTGCAGGCTCTGAAGGCACACTTGCAACAGGTATGGGTTATATCGCAGCAGCTCTTGTAACCGGACTTTCCTGTATCGGTGGTGGTATTGCCGTTGCCAGTGCGGCAAGCGCAGCATTAGGTGCTATCAGCGAGGATCAGAGTATCCTTGGTAAATCCCTTATTTTCGTAGGTCTTGCAGAAGGTGTTGCCCTTTATGGACTGATCATCTCCTTCATGATCCTGGGACAGTTATAA
- a CDS encoding HAD hydrolase family protein, producing the protein MNGILCADMDNTIIYSYKRNIGENKLNVELYNGREISFISEKTHDLLKKVSEKMTIIPTSTRTEEQYKRIDLDIGIVPYALVCNGGVLLVNGKRDREWYLESLQIIRNSRPEMEKAQQILAGDSRRKFELRFLDELFIFTKCEKPEEVVEDLQAKLATKLVDVFHNGEKVYVVPVNLSKGMAVRRLRKRLQPAYIIAAGDSEFDVSMVEESDLGLVPAGFKKIYGNGSDRFKETVMEMEAGRLFSETLLEKCLVLYFKEPD; encoded by the coding sequence ATGAATGGCATTTTATGCGCGGACATGGACAATACCATAATATATTCGTATAAGCGCAATATCGGTGAAAATAAATTAAATGTTGAGTTATATAATGGAAGAGAAATCTCGTTTATTTCTGAAAAAACGCATGATCTGTTGAAAAAAGTAAGTGAGAAGATGACTATCATACCAACATCCACAAGGACGGAAGAACAGTATAAACGTATTGATCTGGATATAGGAATCGTACCCTATGCCCTTGTCTGTAATGGAGGAGTACTGCTGGTAAATGGTAAGCGTGACAGAGAGTGGTATCTGGAGTCGCTGCAAATAATCCGGAATAGCAGACCGGAAATGGAAAAAGCGCAGCAGATTCTTGCCGGGGATTCCAGACGAAAGTTTGAGCTGAGATTTCTAGATGAGCTTTTTATTTTTACAAAATGTGAAAAGCCAGAGGAAGTGGTTGAAGATCTGCAGGCAAAACTGGCTACGAAGCTGGTGGACGTATTTCATAATGGAGAGAAGGTATATGTTGTTCCTGTAAATCTGAGTAAGGGAATGGCCGTGAGAAGACTTCGAAAGAGGTTGCAGCCTGCATATATCATAGCAGCCGGAGACAGCGAATTCGATGTTTCCATGGTGGAAGAAAGCGACCTGGGATTAGTTCCGGCCGGATTTAAAAAGATTTACGGTAATGGTAGCGACAGATTCAAAGAGACAGTGATGGAAATGGAGGCAGGAAGACTGTTTTCGGAAACATTACTTGAGAAATGTTTGGTTTTATATTTTAAAGAGCCGGACTGA
- a CDS encoding DUF885 domain-containing protein, with amino-acid sequence MRIYKNIPKRILSLCLVFAIGISMGVLSDHFVSENSRFQTFTEKLFRSEVCSNTLTLHYTLAHPEKKGIRKPEATLGTALSDPAKTTSLCQEYEKELKSFAYSRLSEENRLTCDMLLLYFHTRASLGKNSALDEPLGPGLGVQAQLPILLAEYTFRTKEDISDYLKLLSTVRPYFQSIIKLEKQKSQSGLFMSDTTLDRILKQCHSFVANPDSNYMDDIFAQKLKAFSNPAFSSEDQKKLCTYHHKLILTEVIPAYQELADSLESLRGTGKSSRGLAFFEGGREYYLYLLQSQTGTYVPVGQIEKRLSAQLLSDYREISSLLKQNSSLIDRLNQCSGELTLTPTQMLEKLPELMKKDFPELKDATYELRTVHPSMKKFLSPAFYLTPPVDTRTPNVIYINDSGRTSSLELFGTLAHEGFPGHLYQTVSFAENNPSDIRYLVTSSGYVEGWATYVESYGYEYAASLMNDPDSAKNAVRLAWLNRSMNLCIYSLIDIGIHYRGWDAARTAVFLKAFGINNASTAAEIYQYIVETPGNYLKYYWGYLNFLDLKTVCQKRLGDDFDLKEFHRRILDIGPVQFPVLEKYMK; translated from the coding sequence ATGCGTATTTATAAAAATATCCCTAAAAGAATCCTCAGCCTGTGTCTGGTCTTTGCCATTGGCATCAGCATGGGTGTTCTCTCCGACCACTTTGTTTCTGAAAACTCCCGTTTTCAGACCTTTACGGAAAAATTATTCCGGTCCGAAGTATGCAGCAATACCCTCACCCTTCACTACACTCTTGCACACCCTGAAAAAAAAGGTATCAGAAAGCCCGAGGCAACTCTTGGAACTGCACTTTCTGACCCGGCTAAGACCACCAGTCTCTGTCAGGAATATGAGAAAGAGCTGAAATCCTTTGCCTATTCCAGGCTCTCCGAAGAAAACCGGCTTACCTGTGATATGCTTCTTCTCTATTTTCACACCAGAGCCTCCCTTGGAAAAAACAGCGCCCTGGATGAGCCGCTGGGACCAGGCCTGGGTGTGCAGGCACAACTTCCCATTCTTCTGGCGGAATATACTTTCCGGACAAAAGAAGATATCTCTGATTATCTGAAACTTCTGAGTACCGTCAGGCCATATTTTCAAAGTATTATAAAACTGGAAAAGCAGAAATCCCAGTCAGGGCTTTTCATGAGTGACACAACTCTGGACCGTATCCTGAAACAATGTCATTCTTTTGTCGCGAATCCTGATTCCAACTACATGGATGATATTTTCGCGCAGAAACTGAAAGCTTTCTCCAACCCTGCATTTAGCAGCGAAGATCAGAAAAAACTCTGTACATATCATCATAAACTGATCTTAACCGAAGTGATCCCTGCTTATCAGGAACTGGCAGACAGTCTGGAAAGTCTTCGCGGTACAGGCAAAAGTAGCCGGGGCCTGGCATTTTTTGAGGGTGGGCGTGAATATTACCTCTACCTGCTGCAAAGCCAGACAGGAACCTATGTACCTGTCGGACAAATTGAAAAAAGGCTGTCAGCTCAGCTTTTGTCCGACTATCGGGAGATATCTTCCCTGCTGAAACAGAATTCCTCCCTGATTGACAGGCTGAATCAATGTTCCGGTGAACTTACGCTGACACCGACTCAGATGCTGGAGAAGCTTCCGGAATTGATGAAAAAAGATTTCCCAGAACTGAAAGATGCCACTTACGAACTCCGCACCGTTCATCCTTCCATGAAAAAATTTTTAAGTCCTGCTTTTTACCTCACACCGCCTGTGGATACCCGAACCCCCAACGTAATCTATATCAACGATTCCGGACGTACCTCTTCTCTGGAGCTTTTCGGCACACTGGCACATGAAGGATTTCCCGGTCACCTTTATCAGACAGTTTCTTTTGCCGAAAACAATCCCTCTGACATCAGATATCTGGTCACCTCCTCCGGCTACGTGGAAGGCTGGGCAACCTACGTGGAATCATACGGCTATGAATATGCCGCCTCCCTTATGAATGATCCGGATTCTGCCAAAAATGCCGTCCGGCTTGCCTGGTTAAACAGGAGTATGAATCTGTGCATTTACTCCCTGATCGATATCGGCATTCATTACAGGGGCTGGGATGCAGCCCGCACTGCTGTCTTTCTGAAAGCATTTGGCATCAACAATGCTTCCACTGCTGCCGAAATCTATCAGTATATTGTGGAAACTCCCGGTAACTATCTGAAATACTATTGGGGATATCTGAATTTCCTTGACTTGAAAACAGTCTGTCAGAAAAGACTTGGAGATGATTTCGACCTGAAAGAATTTCACCGCCGGATTCTGGACATCGGACCTGTACAGTTTCCGGTTCTGGAAAAATACATGAAATAA
- a CDS encoding V-type ATP synthase subunit A encodes MSNTGIIYGVNGPVIYLKGDSGFKISEMVYVGPEHLVGEIIGLKKGMTTVQVFEETTGLKPGDTVTGTGDAISVLLGPGIIHNIFDGIQRPLEEIAKASGKYISRGVSVDSLDTEKRWNTHITVKEGDVVGPGSVIAETQETDSILHKSMVPPNLTEATVIHAASDGAYTILEPIVTIQFADGTTKDLALAQKWPIRIPRPTHKRFPASVPLVTGQRILDTLFPIAKGGTAAVPGGFGTGKTMTQHQIAKWSDADIIIYIGCGERGNEMTQVLEDFSKLIDPKSGNLMMDRTTLIANTSNMPVAAREASIYTGVTLAEYYRDMGYDVAIMADSTSRWAEALRELSGRLEEMPAEEGFPAYLASKLSAFYERAGMMQNLNGTEGSVSIIGAVSPQGGDFSEPVTQNTKRFVRCFWGLDKSLAYARHFPAIHWLTSYSEYLEDLTPWYREHVSPKFVADRNQLMAILNQESSLMEIVKLIGSDVLPDDQKLTLEIARVIRLGFLQQNAFHAEDTCVPMEKQFKMMETILYLYEKCRALINRGMPVSVLKEGNNIFEKIISIKYDVANNQLDKFDQYKQDIDTFYDNIMEKNG; translated from the coding sequence ATGAGTAATACAGGTATTATCTACGGTGTCAACGGCCCCGTCATTTATCTGAAGGGCGACAGCGGATTTAAGATTTCCGAGATGGTTTATGTAGGTCCGGAACATCTGGTAGGTGAGATCATCGGCCTGAAGAAAGGCATGACCACCGTACAGGTTTTCGAGGAGACTACAGGACTGAAACCAGGCGATACAGTTACAGGAACCGGAGATGCCATTTCTGTACTTTTGGGACCTGGAATCATCCACAATATTTTTGATGGTATCCAGCGTCCTCTGGAAGAGATTGCCAAAGCCTCAGGCAAATATATTTCACGAGGTGTCAGCGTTGATTCCCTTGACACAGAAAAGAGATGGAACACTCACATCACAGTAAAAGAAGGAGATGTTGTAGGTCCCGGCTCTGTTATCGCAGAAACTCAGGAAACAGACTCCATTCTCCATAAATCCATGGTTCCTCCGAATCTTACAGAAGCCACAGTTATTCACGCGGCATCTGACGGAGCATACACCATTCTGGAACCGATCGTAACCATTCAGTTCGCAGACGGAACCACCAAAGATTTGGCACTTGCACAGAAATGGCCGATCCGTATCCCGAGACCAACCCACAAACGTTTCCCTGCAAGCGTCCCGCTTGTCACAGGCCAGCGTATCCTGGACACTCTTTTCCCTATCGCAAAGGGCGGTACAGCCGCTGTTCCGGGAGGTTTCGGTACAGGTAAGACCATGACTCAGCATCAGATTGCAAAATGGTCTGACGCAGACATTATCATCTACATTGGATGCGGAGAACGTGGAAACGAGATGACTCAGGTTCTGGAAGATTTCAGTAAACTGATCGACCCGAAATCCGGAAACCTGATGATGGACAGAACCACATTGATTGCCAATACTTCTAACATGCCGGTTGCGGCGCGTGAAGCTTCTATTTATACAGGTGTAACTCTTGCGGAATATTACCGGGACATGGGTTACGACGTAGCTATCATGGCAGACTCCACTTCCCGTTGGGCAGAAGCTCTTCGAGAACTGTCCGGCCGTCTGGAGGAAATGCCTGCAGAGGAAGGTTTCCCTGCATATCTGGCATCCAAGCTGTCCGCATTCTATGAACGTGCAGGAATGATGCAGAACTTAAACGGAACCGAAGGCTCTGTCTCCATTATCGGAGCAGTTTCTCCACAAGGTGGTGATTTCTCAGAGCCTGTCACACAGAATACCAAGCGCTTCGTCCGCTGTTTCTGGGGACTGGACAAATCCCTTGCCTATGCCCGTCACTTCCCGGCAATCCACTGGCTCACCAGCTACAGTGAATATCTGGAAGACCTGACTCCATGGTACAGAGAGCATGTTTCCCCGAAATTTGTAGCAGACAGAAATCAGCTCATGGCAATCCTGAATCAGGAGAGCTCCCTGATGGAGATTGTCAAGCTGATCGGAAGCGACGTTCTTCCGGATGACCAGAAACTGACGCTGGAAATTGCCAGAGTCATCCGTCTGGGCTTCCTCCAGCAGAACGCTTTTCACGCAGAAGACACCTGCGTACCAATGGAAAAACAGTTTAAAATGATGGAAACGATCCTCTATCTTTATGAAAAATGCCGTGCACTCATCAACCGTGGAATGCCGGTTTCCGTACTGAAAGAGGGGAACAACATTTTTGAAAAAATTATTTCCATTAAATATGATGTGGCAAATAATCAGCTTGATAAATTCGACCAATACAAGCAGGACATTGATACTTTCTATGATAATATAATGGAAAAAAACGGCTGA
- a CDS encoding C40 family peptidase, whose protein sequence is MNNKIKTILMAAIMSSVVLTQGVCVSAAQFDDGASAFSDGTGSVSALASTLAKQTEEQTQEFVAKEEEAAQIREERRVEKAEKASEKAEQEKTAVLESIQQTVEDTKKKIAEEAEAKRLAKRQEVVNFALQFEGNPYVYGGTSLTNGADCSGFVMSVFANFGYSLPRVAAAQCEASTKKDISQLEPGDLVFYGSGYIDHVALYIGDGKIIHASNAATGIKISDYDYEQPAAVGTFME, encoded by the coding sequence ATGAATAATAAGATAAAGACAATTTTGATGGCAGCAATTATGAGCTCTGTGGTTCTGACACAGGGGGTATGTGTAAGCGCAGCACAGTTTGATGATGGCGCATCAGCGTTTTCTGATGGAACAGGAAGTGTAAGTGCTCTGGCAAGTACACTGGCGAAGCAGACAGAGGAACAGACACAGGAGTTTGTTGCGAAAGAAGAGGAAGCAGCTCAGATTCGTGAAGAACGAAGAGTAGAGAAAGCGGAAAAGGCTTCTGAGAAGGCAGAGCAGGAAAAAACAGCCGTGCTGGAGAGTATTCAGCAGACAGTTGAGGATACAAAGAAAAAAATTGCCGAAGAAGCAGAAGCGAAACGTCTGGCAAAGAGACAGGAAGTGGTAAACTTTGCGCTGCAGTTTGAAGGAAATCCTTATGTTTATGGCGGAACAAGTCTTACAAACGGTGCAGACTGCTCAGGATTTGTAATGTCTGTATTTGCCAATTTCGGTTACAGTCTTCCACGTGTGGCTGCAGCGCAGTGTGAGGCCTCCACAAAGAAAGATATCAGCCAGCTTGAGCCGGGAGATCTGGTATTCTACGGAAGCGGATATATTGATCATGTGGCACTTTATATCGGAGATGGAAAGATTATCCATGCCAGCAATGCTGCTACAGGAATCAAGATTTCCGATTACGATTATGAGCAGCCGGCAGCTGTAGGTACGTTCATGGAATAG
- a CDS encoding V-type ATP synthase subunit D has protein sequence MDPNTFPTKGNLILAKNSLKLSRQGYELMDKKRNILIREMMELIDQAKDIQTQIDVTFRTAYTALQKANMEIGIAFVQQIACTVPVENSIRIKTRSVMGTEIPLVEYDKTTNTPTYAYYSTKMSLDEAKAAFEKVKELSIRLSMVENAAIRLAANIKKTQKRANALKNITIPKYEALTKDIQNALEEKEREEFTRLKVIKRMKQK, from the coding sequence ATGGATCCGAATACCTTTCCCACCAAGGGAAACCTGATACTTGCAAAGAACTCACTGAAGCTTTCCCGTCAGGGCTATGAACTGATGGACAAAAAGCGTAACATCCTGATTCGTGAAATGATGGAGCTGATCGATCAGGCAAAGGATATCCAGACACAGATTGATGTGACTTTCCGCACTGCCTATACAGCATTGCAGAAAGCAAATATGGAGATTGGTATCGCCTTTGTCCAGCAGATCGCGTGTACGGTTCCTGTCGAGAACTCTATACGCATTAAAACCCGAAGTGTTATGGGTACGGAAATTCCTCTGGTGGAATATGACAAAACCACTAACACTCCCACCTATGCCTACTACAGCACAAAGATGTCTCTGGACGAAGCCAAGGCTGCCTTTGAAAAGGTAAAAGAGCTGTCCATCCGCCTGTCCATGGTGGAAAATGCAGCCATCCGCCTTGCAGCCAATATCAAGAAAACTCAGAAACGTGCCAATGCTCTGAAGAATATCACTATTCCGAAGTACGAGGCACTGACCAAAGATATCCAGAATGCACTGGAGGAGAAAGAACGTGAGGAATTTACTCGTCTGAAAGTCATCAAACGGATGAAACAAAAATAG
- a CDS encoding V-type ATP synthase subunit B translates to MAIEYLGLSEINGPLVVLEGVKNASYEEIVEFHMDDGTRKIGRIIEIYEDKAVIQVFEGTDGMSLGNTHTRLTGRPMEIGLSPEILGRTFNGIGQPIDGLGDITPDVKLNINGLPLNPVAREYPRNYINTGISAIDGLTTLIRGQKLPIFSGNGLPHDKLAAQIVQQASLGEDSDEDFAIVFAAMGVKYDVAEFFRRTFEESGAADHVVMFLNLANDPVVERLLTPKIALTAAEYLAFEKGMHILVILTDITSFCEAMREVSSSKGEIPSRKGYPGYLYSELATLYERAGIVKGKPGSVTQIPILTMPNDDITHPIPDLTGYITEGQIVLDRQLHGQAIYPPINVLPSLSRLMKDGIGEGYTRADHQDVANQLFSCYAKVGDARALASVIGEDELSPLDKRYLVFGKAFESEFVGQSETENRSITETLDKGWELLGLLPKEELDRIDTKILDKYYHETVR, encoded by the coding sequence ATGGCAATTGAATATTTAGGCTTAAGCGAAATAAACGGACCTCTGGTGGTCCTGGAAGGCGTCAAGAATGCCTCCTATGAGGAAATCGTAGAATTTCACATGGATGACGGGACTCGCAAGATCGGCCGTATTATTGAGATTTATGAGGACAAGGCTGTTATCCAAGTTTTTGAAGGAACAGACGGTATGTCCTTAGGCAACACCCATACCCGGCTGACCGGACGTCCCATGGAAATCGGGCTTTCCCCGGAAATCCTCGGACGAACCTTTAACGGTATCGGACAGCCCATCGACGGTCTGGGGGACATCACCCCGGATGTAAAATTAAACATCAATGGTCTGCCGCTGAACCCGGTAGCACGTGAATATCCCCGAAACTATATCAACACCGGTATTTCCGCAATCGACGGACTGACCACCCTGATTCGAGGACAGAAGCTTCCGATCTTTTCCGGAAATGGTCTTCCACACGACAAGCTGGCTGCACAGATCGTACAGCAGGCTTCTCTGGGAGAGGACTCTGATGAAGATTTTGCCATTGTTTTCGCGGCAATGGGTGTCAAATATGACGTAGCGGAATTTTTCCGCCGTACCTTCGAGGAAAGCGGTGCTGCAGACCATGTAGTTATGTTCCTGAATCTTGCAAATGATCCGGTTGTTGAACGTCTTCTTACACCGAAGATCGCCCTCACTGCCGCAGAGTATCTTGCTTTTGAAAAAGGAATGCACATCCTGGTCATCCTGACAGACATCACATCCTTCTGCGAGGCCATGCGAGAGGTTTCCTCCTCCAAAGGTGAAATTCCGTCCCGTAAAGGTTATCCGGGTTATCTGTACAGCGAGCTTGCAACCCTGTACGAACGTGCAGGTATCGTAAAAGGCAAACCGGGTTCCGTAACCCAGATCCCGATCCTGACCATGCCAAACGATGATATCACTCACCCGATCCCTGACCTTACCGGTTATATCACCGAAGGTCAGATCGTTCTGGACAGACAGCTTCATGGACAGGCAATCTATCCGCCTATTAACGTACTGCCATCTCTTTCCCGTCTGATGAAGGACGGTATCGGTGAAGGCTATACAAGAGCAGACCATCAGGATGTGGCAAATCAGCTTTTCTCCTGCTATGCAAAGGTTGGAGATGCCAGAGCCCTTGCTTCCGTTATCGGTGAGGATGAGCTTTCCCCGCTGGATAAACGCTATCTGGTATTTGGTAAAGCCTTTGAGAGTGAATTTGTCGGCCAGTCCGAAACCGAGAACCGAAGCATCACCGAAACCCTGGATAAGGGCTGGGAGCTTCTGGGACTTCTTCCGAAAGAAGAGCTCGACCGAATTGATACGAAGATCCTCGACAAGTACTATCACGAAACAGTACGCTAA
- a CDS encoding V-type ATP synthase subunit F — MQMFLISDNIDTYTGMRLAGVEGVVVHTHDELKDALQKAISNKEIGIILLTEKFGREFPEIIDDVKLHHKTPLIIEIPDRHGTGRKPDFITSYVNEAIGLKL; from the coding sequence ATGCAGATGTTTTTGATCAGCGACAATATCGATACCTACACAGGGATGAGACTGGCAGGTGTGGAGGGCGTGGTCGTACACACACATGATGAATTAAAAGATGCTTTGCAGAAAGCTATCTCCAATAAAGAAATCGGAATCATACTCCTGACCGAGAAATTCGGCCGGGAGTTTCCCGAAATTATAGATGATGTAAAGCTTCATCACAAGACCCCTCTGATCATTGAAATTCCCGACAGGCACGGTACTGGCCGCAAACCGGATTTTATCACTTCATATGTGAATGAAGCTATTGGTTTAAAACTGTAA